GATGGCATAGCATTggggtgagagaaaaaaaaattaaaggccACTTGACAAATTTTTTTcagagaggatggtgggtatatggaatgagctgccaaaggaagtggtggcggcaggtacaattacaatgtctgCAAAATACTTTGGGTAGATCTGGATAGGAAAAAGCTAGGTCCCAGCATTGATGGAGATAAATCTTGTCAGGAAGGCACCAATccggtttattattatcatgatgAAGAAAATCTGTAGATTTCATGCCATCTATTGAGAGGAAGACCTGTGAATTCTCTAATGAAATGGAAAGCAATTTACCTAGGATTTTGaatctaatggccctgtcccacttaggaaacctgaacaggaaCCTCTGGAGATGTGCAGCTCTCCTAAGGTTTCTTAAACGGTTCACGGAGATTTTTTACAGGTTCCCTAATGGTCATGAAGTGGTTTCACTCACTATGTTCCCTGTTTATTTCAGAAATTCTAAATGGCGTCGACTAAAAATATATTGCCGTTTTACAAAACAGAAACAggcgaagccggttgcgatgctagcccggtgccggaggttgcaggtagtggaaggtctagtcccggcaactacctgcactcTAGcaccgcaaccggcttcgactaaaaaattaccgtttttatacctatccaatttatttttaaatgataaaatcgaatctAATCGCCACCAGTTCCATGGAGCTCATTCGGACAGCTACCACTCTTGGGAAAGAGACAAAAACCCCTCATGGAACCCctaaacttgggtggggcgcaagtctccagaggtttcctgtcAGGTTTCCTACTCTCACATGGGCAAAAGCTTATGGCGTCAGCattggggagagagaaaaaaaatttaAAGGCCACTTGACAAGTTTTTTTAAGAGAGGATGGTGGGATATGGAATGACTTGCCAAAGGAAGTGGTTTCGGCAGGTACATTAGTTGCTGAAAATACTTTGGGTAGATTCCTGGATAGGAAATTAGGTATTGGCCAAATGGAGATAAATGGGTCTAGCTCAGgaaggcaccttggttggcacggATTAGTCTGATCCGATTTGTGATTTCATAGTATATTGAGAGGAAGACAAGAGTTAACAATTAGGAAAGCATTTTAACTTATTTTGTCTCCATGGCAGTAAGATGGAAAATTAAGGAAGTAAAGGAGGATGTGCAGCTCTCTTATTTCTTAAACCTTTGTGGAAAGTTATTACAACGGTTCCCCATGTTACATGAATGATTACACTCACATGTTCCCTGTTGGCTGCAGAATTCTACATGGCGTCTACattatatataacaattacagcacagaaacaggccatctcggcccttctagtccgtgccgaacacttattctcccctagtcccatctacctgcactcagaccataaccctccattcctttcccgtccatatacctatccaatttatttttaaatgataaaatcgaacctacctccaccagttccactgggagctcattccacacagctaccactctccgagtaaagaggttccccctcatgttacccctaaacttctgtcccttaattctcaaatcatgtcctgtttgaatcttccctactctcaatggaaaaagcttatccacgtcaactctgtctatccctctcatcattttaaagacctctatcaagtccccccttaaccttctgcgctccaaagaataaagacctaacttgttcaacctttctctgtaacttagtcgctgaaacccaggcaacattctagtaaatctcctctgtactctctattttgttgacatctttcctatattttggcgaccaaaattgtacaccatactccagaattggcctcaccagtgccttgtacaattttaacattacatcccagcttctatactcaatgctctgatttataaaggctagcacaccaaaagctttctttaccaccctatctacatgagattccaccttcagggatctatgcacagttattctgtTTGACTGCATTccacaattcgctaccatttaccattatGTATATAAGGTACAACATAAATGGAAGTGCTTTTCTTATTTGTTATTATTTAATTGTCCAATCTTGCAAAGTGGTATTCTGTCCCCTTCACATTGGCACACGGTTTAAATACTTCCACTTACCTGTTACAATATTACATGTGCCTGAGGTGCATGGCTCGTGATCATTTATAGGTGGACTTTCTTCATCGGCACCTGATGCCACCTTCCTTTTGACGTGGGCCATTAACAAGAAGCAAATACCAATGAATGTCACTGCCGGGCCCATGATTTGTAAAAACAGCAGTTTGCACTTCTCGTTCTCATTAATTCTCGTTGGGAAGTTGAGTGCTTGGCCGTCCACGGTGCCAGTGCAGGTGACAGCCCAAACTCCAATCGTGGTCAGCAGCATCCCACTCAAGCAAAACAGGACACCAAAGATGAGGAAATGGGCAAAGGATGTCTGTTCGCCACAAGAGCAATAGCACCGTTGGTCAGCTGAGTATTCCAGTCGGGTCAAATTAACCAGGCTTCTCGATCTTGAAAGCAGGATGAATATCAATGCAAAGCCGCATAAACTGGGTCCAGTGGCCTTTAGGATCATGCTGCAGGAAACTCCACCACAGTCACATGCTTGTAACCCAAAGGTGGTCATGACAATTGCAGGAGATAGAAATGAAGCAACACATACGAGTACAAAGACTCCTGTTCTGCTAGCGTTTCCAGTTCCCACTGTTATCTCCAACAATGCAACTTCTCGGAAGTGCAGTGATGTTTTTCCTATGGCTGAACCTGTGAAGATAATTACCGTGCATTTCATTTAGcaccgtagagtcatacagcacaaaaaacaggctcttcggcccaaccaaaatgcctcatcgaGGCGAGACCAACCATATCCCCCTCTTCTTAGgctcccttcggtcatggctgaccatgggtgtctccagggtgctgttccctatatggaggacgcctgagCATGCCTTTgcttaacatggggagactggtgcacagacagccaccccacagtccttgaaagatctgggtcaggatccagtggcatggagtcccagacgaccggagacccttttctgctgcagccttcatccgccttcccagccgttgtgacgctccactaaggtcagccatcatcctccgcctgttccactgttgaggtcttaattggattgctctttgtcagagacctccccctcgaccttaccgccctACCAGGATCATAGCTCCAGACgacatcactctcaggatctcaggtccacataaGGTTCTCCACCACGACATGGTGACAGTCCATGGAGAAGCCTCTACGGTATATCCCTCTACAGTATCTTTACTATCTAtgcatttgtccaaatgtctttaacatattgttatagtacccgtctcaactacctcctcgtcccatatacccaaaagttgcccctcaggttcatgttaaatctttcccctctcaccttaaacctatgtcttcaggttcttgattcccttactatgggtgaaagactctgagcattcaccctatccattcccctcataattttatacactttgataaaaatcacccctcagcctcctgtgctccaaggaagaaagtcctagcctgcacaacctttccctatagttcaggcaaCATATTCTTAAATctgctctgcactctttccagcttaatgatatccttcctacagcaagatataacacaatactccacgtgaggtcacatcaacatcttgtacaaatgtaacataCGTAATATCTCAATCTtgatactcagtaccctgactgatgatggccaagatgcctaaagccttcttgaccactctatccaCCAGTAAAGCAACTCTCAGGTGACTGCCTatactctaaagaagggtctcgacccaaaacgtctcctattccttttctccagagatgctgcctgacccgctgagttactccagcttttttgcgtctatctaccTATagtcctagatccttctgctctacaacactccccaggatcctaccattcactatgaaggACCTGCCTTAgtctgacttcccaaaatgcaacacctcgcacttgtaACTCCATTAGcctttcttcagcccacttgcccgactgatcaagatcctgctgtcatttttaatatgcatcttcgctatctacaataccacccactttactgtcatctgtaaacttacgaATCATGCCCtatacattctcattcaaatcattaatatacacagCAATGGGCTCAGCATCGACCCTGGAGGCATTCTACCCCTAGTCACAGGCCTCAGATCCGAAAAACAACTCTCcatcatcatcctctgcttccttctatgaaacatagaaaataggtgcaggagtaggccattcggcccttcgagcctgcaccgccattcaatccctttcaccacatctaactccctcttaaatatagccaattaactggcctcaactacattctgtggcagagaattccacagattcaccactgtctgtgtgaaaaatgtttttctcatctcggtcctaaaagatttatccttaaactgtgaccccttgtcctggacttcctcaatatcgggaacaatcttcctgcatctagcctgtccaaccccttaagaattttgtaagtttctataagatcccccctcaatcttctaaattctagcgagtacaagccgagtctatccagtctttcttcatatgaaagtcctgacatcccaggaattagtctggtgaaccttctctgtactccctctatggcaagaatgtccttccaatgaagccaattctctatcggATTGGCTAGCTCAACATGAAAAATAGCAAATGCATTTCAGCATGGGCATCATTATTTGTTACCAACATGAGAATTTGTTAACATAATTAGAAAAAATGTGGAAACCCTCAGCTGGTTGACCAGGTAGTATCTGTGCAATGTCGTAGAATGACCCTTTCAAGTTAAGGGCTTCTCATCTAATCTAAGCATTGATTCTctttctatggtagacaaaaatggtggagaaactcagcaggtgcggcagcatctatggagcgaaggaaatagggaacgtttcgggccaaaacccttctccagactgatgcagggtggaggggcgggaagaagaaaggaagaggaggagccagagggctgagggagagctgagaaggggaggagacagcaatggcTCCTCTCTTTCAATGTTTGCACCTATTGactgcactgtggcacagctggtagagcagctgccccacagcaccagcaacccgggttcaatcctgacctaaaGTGCTGTCTGGGGTAGAGTTATTCCTTGAGACCatttgtgtttcctcccacatcccagagatgtgcagggttgatggttaattggcctctgtaaattgcccctagtgtacagggagcgcatgagaaagtggaatagaactagtgtgaacaggtgatcgatggtcgcgtGGCCTGCTTtcatgttatatctctaaactaaactaaaaactaactgCAATGATAATTGAAAATATTGAGTCCCAAAGTTGCAGGAATACAGTGACTTTGACATGGTTAAGGTATTTACTAGACAACATAATTTTAGGCTTTTTACCCAAATTTGCAAGTTCAAATCTCACTGTGGAATCCGGGTAAAATCATGCAATTTAATCAACCTTGATTTTAAAGAAAAACTGCAATCAGAGGTGGTAAGCACACAgctattgtattgtataaaaaCCTATCTGCTTCATTAATGTCCTTTAGCAAAGAAAGCTGATGTCTTTAACCAGTGAGTCCAGACTCACTAtcctgtcaggggttatgagggcaggagaatggggttgagagggagagatagatcaaccatgatggattggcggagtagacggtGGACTGAAAggtctatttctgctcctatgacttatgaacctgaCTGACTCCAGACAGTAGTTGCCAGGGTTCCGTCGACTTCCACATCCCATAAATGAATTGAAAAAATCCTTCGTCTCCCACCAAAGTTCATTTGTAATGCCCCTTGAAATTAAAGGAATAACCCAAGTCATTTTTCGAAtccaggaactacagatgctggtttacaaaaaaagacaaagtgctggagtaactcagggggtcaggcagcatctctggagaacatggataggtgacgcttcgggtcgggacccttcttcagacagattgaggGGGATGaacctggaagagaggaggagcaggacaaacCATGGCAGGTTACAGGTGAACacaggccggggggggggggggggggggggggtcggataggtagatagttggacaaaggccagagaggaaAAAACAGAAGGCAGAAACAAAGAGCTGAAAATActtgtttgtaccaaagataagacacaaagcgctggagcaactcagcaggtcaggcagcatctctggagaaaaaggaagaggtgacatatcgggtcaggacagagatactgcctgacctgctgagttactccagcactttgtatctagcaTGAAAAAACggaagatgtgagacaaaagggattgaagagttgcgcattgtgaggccagaggaaggaatgtaggtggaggtggGAAATAGGTGGTAGACCAagtaggggagaaggggggggggggggggggggggggggggggggggagttcatcAAGTGTGTGCCTTATGCGAGAGATCatacaacatttatttcaaggtTTCACTTTAAGCTCCAACCAAGACCCTTGCTTAATTTGCTTAATTGAAAACGTCTAAATCAGCAAAATATATTTGCAATTAATTACAGAAATCACCGCAATATTCTTACATAAATTACTACAAATTTTCTTACAGAAAGAACAGATGCCAAACGATTGGCATGAGTtaattaatttatatatatatatgtattctgTGACTGTGGACAGTGATAAACAAGAACCCCCTACCTCAGCGTCTGTAGCGAATTTCGCAAAGCCCACCCCACACTTGCTGAGCGGCTGCCTCAGTTATCTGGCCTGGGTTACCTGTTCTCGCAAAACAGTTTGACAGCTGAATCGGTGCAGATTTCAATCAAcaggtacaatttaaaaaaagttttagtCGCAAACAGCAGGACTAACAAAATGCAAAAGGTCTCACTCAAGTAATGCTTCGGCGATTGGAATCTCTCGATCTTTCCCTGGATGACCCCTGAAAGACACAACTATCTATTCATGCAATTTCCAAGGTGCCACTCAGTAACGGTGGACGCTTAAACTGTGTTGGACCCGGTGGTCGCTAGAGCGGAGGTGTTACCTTGCGGATCAGCTCTTAACTTGCACCGATAGGATGGGTCGCAGATGGCTCATGTTAAACATGTAACTCGACGGTCAACGAAAACCTTGCAATAACAAAAACAGCGAGATCTTTAGCAGTTATTTATATCCAGCAGAACGGAGAAACCTATCCGACCCCTGTTTACCTTATCCAGGCACTCTCAACTGGTCTTGACTGGTCAAATCTGGATCGCatctagattagattagtttattgtcagatgcaccAGGTTGCAATGAAGTTCCTTGTCCACATGAAGTTCACGGAGTATACAGTACAGtaatatcaaatagaacaaatacaACGAGGAGTGCAAAACAGCAGCCTGGTGCAacgtttagcaatgttacaacattttgggaTTAAAataatcaagtctttaatttatcccatcagataaagcataaaaagaagtttaatttgacacctaattcactttcatatcttcagtattaaaaaggttatggccattttcatactcggaaattggcatcttgttccctattgctttttcattggctTAACACAATAGCTgagatcgagaacatttaaaagccgataactttcttaaaatttaagagacctgaaagaaattttcagttaatatagattgaagcattctgaaacaaatatgaaacaatcttacttatatgacttgaaattaaagcatatcattagttagttacctaattgtagctaattacaaaatttaattactagatctaaacatctatccatttcttaagaatagattaacatttttaaatagcctaagtgtccaaataacattcacactagaattcagaatataacataattttaaaatctcattgtcatgggtttataggccaaatggaaggaatttaatgtttaatacctgtaaattaatggccatttaaatcagcttgcgagtgggattttctggaacgggaccatttggaacattcagatgcggtgaatttatacccccatatctgcagcaaatacatagccggttcttcggggggaaaaatcatcgtttcgcaacttaaaatgtgaattaaatacatcttaagaaacacttttatacataaaaataaactactttcttttacctggtcctccataaaatccgtcccagttgtcggcattgacggcttcaaaaGCTGGTTtgaacactcataacttttttatttttcatcgatgggaaaaatcctcggggcctgctcagcggaggaggactgtgagtaagatggccaaaaatcatagcgatatatggtagccgtttttctaaaatcaatatacagcttaGATAGGAAGTGGtcgagatgagacttttaattattatagatgtcccagataggacaatgaaattcttacttgctgcagcacaacagaatatgtagtacataacgggagaaaaaaagttcagtgtgtatatacacacacatgcacacatactcaataaataaacaaatatagtgcaataataataagtctggtgtagttcagagcttatttgttgtcatgtttaatagcctgatggctgtagggaagaagctgttcctgaacctggacattacagttttcaggctcctgtacctccttcctgatggcagtggtgaaatgagtgtgtggccaggatggtgtgggtctttgatgatattggctgcctttttgaggcagcgacttcgatagatccctttgatggtggggaggtcagaggcgGCGATGAACTGAGCAGTGGTCACAACGTTTTGCAATCTTTTCCGCaactgggcgttcaagttgctgaaccaagccacaatgtaaccagtcagtatgcactctactgtgcacctgtagaagttcaggaaaatcctctttgacatgccgaatctccgtaatcttctcaggaagtagaggcgctgataattgcaacagtgtgctgggaccaggaaagatcttcgtaaatatgcacgcccaggaatttgaagtttttgtccctctccaccatcgtcccattgatataaacaggattgtgggtcctcatccttccccttccaaagtgcacaatcagttccttggttttactgatgttgagagctaggatgttgtgctggcaccatttggtcaatcggtcgatctcagtTCTAAACTCTGactcaacaccattcaatatgatcatggctgatcatctaaaatcagtaccccgttcctgctttttccccatatcccttgattcctttagccttaagagctaaatctaaccctctcttgaaaacatccagtgaatcggccttcactgcctggaggtgttcggcgaaacgatcgccaagcctacgcttggtctcactgatgtagagcagctgacatctagagcagcagatgcaataggtgaagttggaggaggtgcagatgaatctctgctgcacctggaaagactgcttgggtcaaggggggaggtaaagcgacaagtgtaacatttcttgcggttgcaagggaaagtgcccggagagggggtggttcgggaagGAAGGGGTGAATTGGCCAGGGACTTAcaaagggagcagtctctgcggaaagcagacaagggaggagattggaagatgtggcaagtggtgggatcacgttggaggtggcgaaaatatcggaggattgtatgtgacggctggtagggtggaaggtgaggacaaggatgactctgcccttgttatgagtgggggggatggggagtgagagcagagtcacggggtatagaagagaccctggtgagagccttgtctatagtagaagaggggagggggttccctaaaaaatgaggacatctccgatgccctggtgtggaacacttcaccctgggtgcagatgcggcgtagacggaggaattgggagtaggggatgaagTCCTTACAGGTGCAGGGTGAGAAgtgcagtccagatagccatgggagtcagtgggtttatagtggatgtcggtctcacatagagttgtgtctgtggacttctctgcctcagaaggcgttGAAGGCCGGTTTGCTGggtactttcaaaagagagctagatagggcttttaaagatagcggaatcaggggatatggggagaaggcaggaacggggtactgattggggatgattagccatgatcacatttaatggcggtgctggctcaaagggccgaatggcctactactgcacctattgtctattgtcaaatcatTTTGTTGAACAAAACTAGAAGAAATAAAAATTACATTGGAAAAATCCTTTTACTTTTAGTATCATATAAGAAATCAACCCCCTACAGTGAAGGAGGTGCAGAAACATACATCAAGAGAGCA
This portion of the Leucoraja erinacea ecotype New England chromosome 3, Leri_hhj_1, whole genome shotgun sequence genome encodes:
- the tmem174 gene encoding transmembrane protein 171 isoform X1, yielding MTTFGLQACDCGGVSCSMILKATGPSLCGFALIFILLSRSRSLVNLTRLEYSADQRCYCSCGEQTSFAHFLIFGVLFCLSGMLLTTIGVWAVTCTGTVDGQALNFPTRINENEKCKLLFLQIMGPAVTFIGICFLLMAHVKRKVASGADEESPPINDHEPCTSGTCNIVTDRSGLVFPFPPPYFLEPPPMVNDACEASWPAPSEDPPSYYSIIFCRAEETHDDLQDTLTVDEVPDSIPPPSYDEIFPVESEDASGH